A window from Micromonospora terminaliae encodes these proteins:
- a CDS encoding CRTAC1 family protein, whose product MRSSPVAVVRRLAPALFVLVLATTLFVVAQRPAISAADEAALASRFRFTEMPIALPENLPQKSVRVVNPRYEHIRSWISSVGAAISVNDLDGRGVANDLCLVDTRSDAAIVTPAPAGGDNYQPFVLNPAPLPMSDVIAPMGCVPGDYNGDGWNDLLVYYWGRTPVVFLHRGQQGPLTLASYQPTELIAPSTGPGGTYQGKQWNTNAVAVADFDGDGHPDLGVFNYFPESGVLDPHGQPNVQMNHSMSRATNAGGAHILRWTGATATSVSFEEEPAINPRFATGWTLGASSADLDGDLLPELYLANDFGQDRMFHNRSTPGDIKFELVEGERDALTPKSLVVGHDSFKGMSIEFGDLNGNGQFDAFVSNITTPWGLEESNLVWINTEGSAAGAKAKLEKGIAPFRNEAGDLDMAWTGWGWDAKMADFTNSGHLAVVQACGFVKGTINRFNWLQELAMSNDVLLENPDMWPKAEPGDDIAGHEPMAFWVPDGNGRYVNLSAKLGLDVPIPTRGVAVADTDGDGGQEFAIARQWGAPAFYRNTSPERGAFLGLRLHRPASAGAAGGPVGTPAYGAKVLVTTADGHRQVAQLDGGGGHSGKRSFDVFFGLGDQGSQPVSAEISWRDLQGTAHVQTVDLAAGWHDLMLTDQVKEVAAK is encoded by the coding sequence ATGCGATCGAGCCCAGTCGCGGTGGTCCGCAGACTCGCCCCAGCACTATTCGTCCTCGTCCTGGCCACCACCTTGTTCGTGGTGGCTCAGCGACCCGCGATCTCCGCAGCCGACGAGGCCGCACTGGCGTCGCGGTTCCGGTTCACGGAAATGCCGATCGCGCTGCCGGAAAACCTCCCGCAGAAGTCGGTGCGGGTGGTCAACCCGAGGTATGAGCACATCCGGTCGTGGATCTCGTCAGTCGGCGCCGCCATCTCCGTCAACGACCTGGACGGTCGCGGTGTGGCCAACGACCTGTGCCTCGTCGACACGCGATCCGACGCGGCCATCGTCACCCCGGCCCCGGCCGGCGGCGACAACTACCAGCCATTCGTGCTGAACCCGGCACCCCTGCCGATGAGCGACGTCATCGCGCCGATGGGCTGCGTGCCGGGTGACTACAACGGTGACGGCTGGAACGACCTCCTCGTGTACTACTGGGGGCGTACCCCCGTGGTGTTCCTGCACCGCGGCCAGCAGGGCCCGCTGACCCTGGCCAGCTACCAGCCCACCGAACTGATCGCGCCGTCCACCGGGCCCGGCGGTACGTACCAGGGCAAGCAGTGGAACACCAACGCCGTGGCAGTCGCCGACTTCGACGGCGACGGGCATCCCGACCTCGGGGTGTTCAACTACTTCCCGGAAAGCGGCGTGCTGGATCCCCACGGGCAGCCCAACGTCCAGATGAACCATTCCATGTCCCGGGCCACCAACGCGGGTGGCGCGCACATCCTGCGCTGGACCGGGGCGACCGCCACGTCGGTCTCCTTCGAGGAGGAGCCGGCCATCAACCCGCGCTTCGCCACCGGCTGGACCCTGGGTGCCAGTTCGGCGGACCTGGATGGCGACCTGTTGCCCGAGCTCTACCTGGCCAACGACTTCGGCCAGGACCGGATGTTCCACAACCGGTCCACCCCGGGCGACATCAAGTTCGAACTGGTGGAGGGCGAGCGGGACGCGCTCACGCCCAAGTCCCTCGTCGTCGGACACGACTCGTTCAAGGGCATGTCCATCGAGTTCGGTGACCTGAACGGCAATGGCCAGTTCGACGCCTTCGTCAGCAACATCACCACCCCGTGGGGTCTGGAGGAGAGCAACCTCGTGTGGATCAACACCGAGGGCAGCGCGGCGGGGGCCAAAGCGAAGCTGGAGAAGGGCATCGCGCCGTTCCGCAACGAGGCCGGCGACCTCGACATGGCCTGGACCGGCTGGGGCTGGGACGCCAAGATGGCCGATTTCACCAACAGCGGCCACCTGGCCGTCGTGCAGGCCTGCGGATTCGTCAAGGGCACCATCAACAGGTTCAACTGGCTGCAGGAACTGGCCATGAGCAACGACGTGCTGCTGGAGAACCCGGACATGTGGCCCAAGGCCGAGCCGGGCGACGACATCGCCGGGCACGAACCCATGGCCTTCTGGGTACCCGACGGCAACGGCCGTTACGTGAACCTCAGCGCCAAGCTCGGCCTGGACGTACCGATCCCGACCCGCGGTGTGGCGGTTGCCGACACCGACGGCGACGGCGGGCAGGAGTTCGCCATCGCCCGTCAGTGGGGCGCGCCGGCCTTCTACCGCAACACCAGCCCGGAGCGGGGTGCCTTCCTGGGTCTGCGCCTGCACCGGCCCGCGTCGGCCGGCGCGGCGGGCGGACCGGTCGGTACCCCCGCCTACGGCGCCAAGGTCCTGGTGACCACGGCCGACGGTCACCGGCAGGTCGCCCAGCTCGACGGTGGTGGCGGCCACTCCGGCAAGCGGAGCTTCGACGTGTTCTTCGGCCTGGGTGACCAGGGCTCGCAGCCGGTGTCGGCCGAGATCAGCTGGCGGGACCTTCAAGGGACCGCTCATGTGCAGACGGTTGACCTGGCTGCCGGCTGGCACGACCTGATGCTGACCGACCAGGTCAAGGAGGTAGCAGCGAAATGA
- a CDS encoding TIGR03084 family metal-binding protein, which yields MSNQTSVYDDLIADGDDIEALVTGLSPAQWSTATPAPGWTVKHQIAHLAFVSHLAALSATEPDAFAEHVADAKRDFQAAVDKALAAYLELPTGALVDRWRQERNTAAKALAAVEPTATVPWLVTPLPPSVLAAAGMMELFGHGQDIADALGRTRELTDRIGHLAWFGFRTRDFGYHAHGLTPPTEEFRVELTGPSGVVWEFGPADATQRVTGPAVDFALLVSRRRHRDDLSLTAQGEEADRWLDIAQAYRGPAGAGRRPGQFAKR from the coding sequence GTGTCGAATCAGACGAGCGTCTACGACGACCTGATCGCTGACGGCGACGACATCGAGGCGTTGGTGACCGGGTTGAGCCCGGCTCAGTGGTCCACCGCCACCCCGGCCCCGGGCTGGACCGTCAAGCACCAGATCGCGCACCTGGCATTCGTGTCCCACCTGGCCGCCCTGTCGGCCACCGAGCCGGACGCCTTCGCCGAGCATGTGGCCGACGCCAAGCGTGACTTCCAGGCGGCGGTCGACAAGGCCCTGGCCGCGTACCTGGAGCTGCCCACCGGTGCGCTGGTGGACAGGTGGCGGCAGGAGCGCAACACCGCGGCCAAGGCGCTGGCTGCCGTCGAGCCGACAGCCACCGTTCCCTGGCTGGTCACCCCGTTGCCGCCGTCGGTGCTGGCCGCGGCCGGCATGATGGAGTTGTTCGGCCACGGTCAGGACATCGCCGACGCGCTCGGGCGCACGCGCGAGCTGACCGACCGGATCGGCCACCTGGCCTGGTTCGGCTTCCGTACCCGCGACTTCGGCTACCACGCGCACGGGCTGACCCCGCCGACCGAGGAGTTCCGGGTCGAGCTGACCGGTCCTTCCGGCGTGGTCTGGGAGTTCGGGCCGGCCGACGCGACCCAGCGGGTGACCGGACCCGCCGTGGACTTCGCTCTGCTGGTCAGCCGCCGCCGACACCGCGACGACCTGTCCCTGACCGCGCAGGGCGAGGAAGCCGACCGCTGGCTCGACATCGCTCAGGCCTACCGCGGGCCGGCCGGCGCCGGTCGCCGCCCCGGCCAGTTCGCCAAGCGGTAA
- a CDS encoding DUF5987 family protein, whose protein sequence is MTLEAYADTIIPGEKRDPTDRAVAGAVSGGGAVASGAVELMLSPEGGLAGTLDSLAEGLNEHARDYGARLGLDLDPAVPPFVALAFTDRITLAQELLAPGHPEQELWVALAMFTTMAWDTGAHMSTTDALASGHPGLTTMGFMPPEPDGSWRFPRFSYGRALAATHPRTTPRGDPQ, encoded by the coding sequence ATGACCCTGGAGGCGTACGCCGACACCATCATTCCCGGTGAGAAGCGTGATCCGACCGACCGGGCGGTCGCCGGCGCGGTGAGCGGCGGAGGCGCGGTCGCCTCCGGCGCCGTGGAGCTGATGCTCTCACCCGAGGGTGGCCTGGCCGGCACCCTGGACAGCCTGGCGGAGGGGCTCAACGAGCACGCGCGTGACTACGGCGCCCGGCTCGGCCTCGACCTCGATCCCGCCGTGCCGCCATTCGTGGCGCTGGCCTTCACCGACCGGATCACCCTCGCCCAGGAGCTGCTGGCACCCGGTCACCCCGAGCAGGAGCTGTGGGTCGCGCTGGCCATGTTCACCACCATGGCCTGGGACACCGGCGCCCACATGAGTACGACCGACGCCCTGGCGTCGGGCCATCCGGGCCTGACCACGATGGGGTTCATGCCGCCCGAGCCGGACGGCTCGTGGCGCTTTCCCAGGTTTTCCTATGGCCGTGCCCTCGCCGCGACCCATCCGCGGACGACCCCGAGAGGAGATCCGCAGTGA
- a CDS encoding helix-turn-helix domain-containing protein, translated as MNSAIKSAIARIWASYSEPLSLDDIAKSAILSRFHFSRVFRAATRVSPGRYLSAVRIYQAKRLLATTTLSVTDISLAVGFNSLGSFTNHFTDSVGTSPSRFRRMWAEGMRATPQPENRSLPESGTVTGTVTLPPGYARARVYIGAFDTPIIQRQPASWTVVEAEAGVKARYCLPAVSPGQWYVRAVATADSVDPEPWTRRSLLLGDVDPVTVTDRSTSVVGIALRPKRMTDLPILYAIPNLETHCAGRAGQSAPGQTAELASQGR; from the coding sequence ATGAACAGTGCTATCAAGTCGGCCATAGCGCGCATCTGGGCGAGCTACAGCGAGCCGTTGTCGCTCGACGACATCGCGAAGAGCGCAATCCTGAGCCGGTTCCACTTCTCCCGGGTGTTCCGCGCCGCGACCCGGGTCTCCCCCGGCAGGTATCTCTCGGCCGTTCGCATCTACCAGGCCAAACGTCTGCTTGCCACGACCACGCTGAGCGTCACGGACATTTCCCTGGCGGTCGGCTTCAACAGTCTGGGCTCGTTCACGAATCACTTCACCGACAGCGTGGGCACGTCGCCCAGCCGGTTCCGACGGATGTGGGCCGAGGGCATGCGTGCGACACCGCAGCCCGAGAACCGGTCACTGCCCGAGTCTGGCACCGTGACCGGCACGGTCACCCTACCGCCGGGGTACGCCAGGGCCCGCGTCTACATCGGCGCCTTCGACACCCCGATCATCCAGCGTCAACCAGCGTCCTGGACCGTCGTCGAGGCGGAAGCCGGCGTGAAGGCCCGCTACTGCCTGCCCGCCGTCTCCCCCGGGCAGTGGTACGTCAGGGCCGTGGCAACGGCCGACAGCGTGGACCCGGAACCGTGGACCCGGCGCTCGCTGCTCCTCGGTGACGTCGATCCGGTCACGGTGACGGACAGGTCAACCAGCGTGGTCGGCATCGCGTTGCGGCCGAAGCGGATGACGGACCTGCCCATCCTCTACGCGATCCCCAACCTGGAAACTCACTGCGCGGGTCGTGCCGGGCAGTCCGCGCCGGGCCAGACCGCAGAGCTGGCGTCCCAGGGCAGGTAG
- a CDS encoding flavin reductase family protein, with translation MERLQPAQDVIHEKGALRRVFGAFATGVTVVTVGGEIAHGMTANSFTAVSLDPPLVLVCVGRDALMHDVLEQDPAFAVSILAADQTELARYFADKRRPVGRDQFNAVSWSPGPYSAAPLIDGALAHLECELEQRHEAGDHTIYVGRVRSLWRRPGDDALLFLNGQFLRTDPSPKPVPAQPGATGTA, from the coding sequence ATGGAAAGGCTTCAGCCGGCTCAGGATGTGATCCACGAGAAGGGGGCACTGCGCCGGGTGTTCGGCGCCTTCGCCACCGGCGTCACCGTGGTGACCGTGGGTGGCGAGATCGCGCACGGTATGACCGCCAACTCCTTCACCGCGGTCTCCCTCGACCCGCCGCTTGTCCTGGTCTGCGTCGGGCGGGACGCTCTCATGCACGACGTCCTGGAGCAGGATCCGGCATTCGCGGTGTCGATCCTGGCCGCTGATCAGACCGAGCTGGCGCGGTACTTCGCCGACAAGCGACGGCCGGTCGGCCGGGATCAGTTCAACGCGGTGTCGTGGTCCCCGGGGCCGTACAGCGCCGCTCCCCTCATCGACGGCGCGCTGGCCCATCTCGAATGTGAACTCGAGCAACGGCACGAGGCGGGCGACCACACGATCTACGTCGGTCGGGTGCGATCACTGTGGCGTCGACCCGGCGACGACGCACTGCTGTTCCTCAACGGCCAGTTCCTGCGCACCGACCCGTCGCCGAAGCCGGTGCCGGCCCAGCCGGGAGCAACGGGCACCGCGTAG
- a CDS encoding enediyne biosynthesis protein, whose translation MTATDSVSTGDGRAQNHLSSTITLPPPARDVPVPPALKAAADRRAARPPRVDSRDPRYLALRNFAISMSIFNILGYTVLGFEQPWAWPFFALAIGLGLEIVIALIAAWATRSRPAFTGHGAWGLFTFLLPAYITTLACNMLLYANDRFWPIALAVVIGVGQKAVLVAPIKGRWRHFMNPSNFGITMTLVLFSWVNIAPPYHFTEHVPDVFRIMIPIILLTAGTVLNAVLTKKVPLILGWVGTFVIQALVRHWVWDVSLWAALVPMTGVAFLLYTNYMVTDPGTTPSKPLHQFMFGMSVGLVYGVLMQFNIVYTLFFATTLVCLGRGAMWWLKWLRERRRPAVAAAPAS comes from the coding sequence ATGACGGCGACGGACAGCGTCTCGACTGGTGACGGGCGTGCCCAGAATCACCTTTCCAGCACCATCACCCTCCCGCCGCCGGCCAGGGACGTGCCGGTGCCGCCGGCGCTGAAGGCCGCGGCGGACCGACGAGCCGCCCGGCCACCGCGCGTGGACAGCCGGGACCCGCGTTACCTGGCGCTGCGCAACTTCGCCATCTCGATGAGCATCTTCAACATCCTGGGCTACACGGTTCTCGGGTTCGAGCAGCCCTGGGCCTGGCCCTTCTTCGCCCTGGCCATCGGCCTGGGCCTGGAGATCGTGATCGCGCTGATCGCGGCTTGGGCGACCCGGAGCAGGCCTGCCTTCACCGGACACGGAGCGTGGGGGTTGTTCACCTTCCTCCTACCGGCCTACATCACCACGCTCGCGTGCAACATGCTGCTGTACGCGAACGACCGGTTCTGGCCGATCGCCCTCGCCGTGGTGATCGGTGTGGGCCAGAAGGCGGTGCTCGTCGCGCCGATCAAGGGTCGCTGGCGGCACTTCATGAACCCGTCCAACTTCGGGATCACCATGACCCTCGTGCTGTTCTCCTGGGTCAACATCGCTCCGCCGTACCACTTCACCGAACACGTGCCGGACGTGTTCCGGATCATGATCCCAATCATCCTGCTGACCGCCGGTACGGTGCTGAACGCCGTACTGACCAAGAAGGTGCCGCTGATCCTGGGCTGGGTCGGTACGTTCGTCATCCAGGCCCTGGTGCGGCACTGGGTCTGGGACGTCTCCCTGTGGGCCGCGCTGGTGCCGATGACCGGTGTGGCGTTCCTGCTCTACACCAACTACATGGTGACCGACCCCGGTACCACGCCGAGCAAGCCGCTCCACCAGTTCATGTTCGGCATGAGCGTGGGTCTGGTGTACGGCGTGCTCATGCAGTTCAACATCGTGTACACCCTGTTCTTCGCGACGACCCTCGTCTGCCTGGGCCGGGGCGCGATGTGGTGGCTGAAGTGGTTGCGGGAACGCCGGCGGCCGGCGGTCGCCGCGGCGCCCGCGAGCTGA
- a CDS encoding GMC family oxidoreductase N-terminal domain-containing protein has translation MTAHERTDVLVIGSGFGGAIPAYHLAAGGASVVVLERGPWLSADEFDHDFKFGSSSTRAFEFTMGEGMNVLGGNCVGGGSVVYFAAMPRAPRFVFERQGSLGRRMWPKSITREALDPWYDRVAQALPITQSTWDDVTYSGGVFAAACDHAGRTANPVAAAIDTDLCTNCNWMMSGCKFDAKRSLLLNYLPAAVDHGAQIRPLHEVQRIERSSEGAYLVHYTVVDPVDYRVQVDVGVIEAKIVVVAAGAAATPVILQRSEETLGAMPPAVGRYFSGNGERLNTAILNEDRVRDVLGLDRGDGLAYAANQIGRGPSAASWDRLDGSLPEFSRYSLEQLYFPPGFGTILAQAPDADGPSWFGPDKKEILRRWQSWLTIFIMSEDDNEGVFGPPPETGNADRISMQMLSRGNLRYEPTANTRHGWALADADIRDIMERDGLSRVLPWTNEVIGAYTVHPLASCRMGDDPETSALDDTNELRDHPGIFVTDGSAVPGALTVNPAFTIAAIAERAVPNIVRAAQARGVDVRYRGSLPPPARISRKAPVPLTGRDGQPVTVPSV, from the coding sequence GTGACAGCCCACGAACGGACCGATGTCCTGGTCATCGGCAGCGGCTTCGGCGGAGCGATTCCCGCATACCACCTGGCGGCCGGCGGCGCCTCGGTCGTCGTCCTCGAACGGGGCCCGTGGCTGAGCGCCGACGAGTTCGACCATGACTTCAAGTTCGGGTCCTCGTCGACCCGGGCCTTCGAGTTCACCATGGGCGAGGGGATGAACGTCCTGGGCGGCAACTGCGTCGGCGGCGGCAGCGTCGTCTACTTCGCGGCCATGCCCCGCGCCCCGCGATTCGTGTTCGAGCGCCAGGGCAGCCTCGGCCGGCGGATGTGGCCGAAGTCCATCACACGGGAGGCGCTGGATCCCTGGTACGACCGGGTCGCCCAGGCCCTGCCCATCACTCAGAGCACCTGGGACGACGTCACGTACTCCGGCGGCGTCTTCGCCGCCGCCTGCGACCACGCCGGCCGCACGGCCAACCCGGTCGCGGCCGCGATCGACACCGATCTGTGCACCAACTGCAACTGGATGATGTCCGGCTGCAAGTTCGACGCGAAGCGGTCGTTGCTGCTCAACTACCTCCCGGCGGCGGTCGACCACGGCGCGCAGATCCGGCCGCTGCACGAGGTGCAGCGCATCGAGCGGTCCTCCGAGGGCGCCTACCTGGTCCACTACACCGTCGTCGACCCGGTCGACTACCGGGTGCAGGTCGACGTCGGCGTCATCGAGGCGAAGATCGTGGTGGTCGCGGCCGGCGCGGCAGCGACGCCGGTGATCCTGCAACGGTCCGAGGAGACCCTCGGGGCGATGCCGCCCGCGGTCGGGCGCTACTTCTCCGGCAACGGTGAACGGCTCAACACGGCCATCCTCAACGAGGACCGGGTCCGCGACGTTCTGGGCCTGGACCGGGGCGACGGCCTGGCCTACGCGGCCAACCAGATCGGCCGGGGACCGTCAGCCGCCAGCTGGGACCGGCTCGACGGTTCGCTGCCCGAGTTCAGCCGCTACTCCCTGGAGCAGCTGTACTTCCCGCCGGGGTTCGGCACGATCCTCGCGCAGGCGCCCGACGCCGACGGACCGAGCTGGTTCGGACCCGACAAGAAGGAGATCCTGCGGCGCTGGCAGTCGTGGCTGACCATCTTCATCATGTCCGAGGACGACAACGAAGGCGTCTTCGGTCCTCCTCCGGAGACCGGCAACGCCGATCGCATCTCCATGCAGATGCTCAGCCGGGGCAACTTGCGGTACGAACCGACCGCCAACACGCGGCACGGCTGGGCCCTGGCCGACGCGGACATCCGCGACATCATGGAGCGCGACGGCCTGTCCCGGGTGCTGCCCTGGACCAACGAGGTCATCGGGGCGTACACCGTGCATCCGCTGGCATCGTGCCGGATGGGCGACGACCCCGAGACCTCCGCCCTCGACGACACCAACGAGCTGCGGGACCACCCGGGGATCTTCGTGACCGACGGCTCGGCCGTGCCGGGGGCGTTGACGGTCAACCCGGCGTTCACCATTGCCGCGATCGCCGAGCGCGCCGTGCCGAACATCGTCCGGGCCGCCCAGGCCCGTGGCGTCGACGTGCGGTATCGCGGGTCGCTGCCGCCACCGGCGCGGATCAGTCGCAAGGCACCGGTCCCGTTGACCGGCCGTGACGGCCAGCCCGTGACAGTCCCCTCGGTATAG
- a CDS encoding 4'-phosphopantetheinyl transferase family protein, translating into MGVSGVDTGAAVEATDCRVWCVDPTDAPDWCEELLSEPERARAESFHTVVARRQFAAATALLKVAVAGWSGGDPFDVELRRECPDCRRLHGRPEVAGGGPHVSLSHSGDLVAVALCAHGPVGVDVEQVNPDVDVDGMLEFVFGESERRVFSEIPDRRARRRAFFQCWTRKESVLKATGDGLRIPMSNVTLEAPDGQVRLTGFTNHPELVGTAQIVDLRAGPGYAGAVTVLSDRPVRVWELAGADAFAAAAELVRDRSRIAVR; encoded by the coding sequence ATGGGTGTCTCGGGCGTCGACACCGGCGCGGCGGTGGAAGCGACGGACTGCCGGGTGTGGTGCGTCGATCCGACAGATGCCCCCGACTGGTGCGAGGAACTGCTCAGCGAGCCGGAACGGGCCCGGGCCGAGTCGTTCCACACCGTCGTGGCGCGACGACAGTTCGCGGCGGCCACCGCGTTGCTCAAGGTCGCGGTGGCCGGGTGGAGCGGTGGTGATCCCTTCGATGTCGAGCTCCGGCGGGAGTGCCCGGACTGCCGACGGCTGCACGGGCGCCCCGAGGTCGCGGGAGGCGGGCCGCACGTCTCGCTGTCGCACTCCGGCGACCTCGTGGCGGTCGCGCTGTGCGCGCACGGACCCGTCGGGGTGGACGTGGAGCAGGTGAACCCGGACGTCGACGTGGACGGCATGCTGGAATTCGTGTTCGGCGAGTCCGAGCGCCGGGTCTTCAGCGAGATTCCCGACCGGCGGGCCCGGCGCCGGGCGTTCTTCCAGTGCTGGACCCGCAAGGAGTCAGTGCTGAAGGCGACCGGTGACGGGCTGCGGATCCCGATGTCGAACGTGACCCTGGAGGCACCGGACGGACAGGTGCGGCTGACCGGCTTCACCAACCATCCGGAGCTGGTCGGCACGGCACAGATCGTCGATCTGCGAGCCGGACCGGGATACGCCGGGGCGGTCACGGTGTTGTCAGACCGGCCAGTACGGGTCTGGGAGCTGGCCGGGGCGGACGCGTTCGCCGCCGCGGCCGAGCTCGTCCGCGACCGGTCACGCATCGCGGTGCGATAG
- a CDS encoding SCP2 sterol-binding domain-containing protein — protein sequence MTSPRRASIVHDIVEDLPAVFRADRAGDLDAVVHWKVTGRPDGGTDTLELVITRGTLTASLEPTRAARLTLTLGPVDFLRMVTGNANPKILFLRGRMKARGDLGLTTRFPSLFDTPRP from the coding sequence ATGACGTCACCGCGCCGTGCGTCGATCGTGCACGACATCGTCGAGGACCTGCCGGCGGTCTTCCGGGCCGACCGGGCCGGCGACCTCGACGCGGTGGTGCACTGGAAGGTGACCGGGCGGCCCGACGGCGGCACCGACACGCTGGAGCTGGTCATCACGCGGGGAACGCTGACGGCGTCGCTGGAGCCGACCCGCGCGGCCCGTCTGACCCTGACCCTCGGGCCGGTCGACTTCCTGAGGATGGTCACCGGCAACGCCAATCCCAAGATCCTGTTCCTGCGGGGCCGCATGAAGGCCCGCGGCGACCTCGGCCTCACCACCCGATTTCCCAGCCTGTTCGACACGCCCCGGCCGTAA
- a CDS encoding acyl-CoA thioesterase: MEKYYEYRHTVGFEETNMVGNVYYVNYLRWQGRCREMFLKDRAPSVLEDLRQDLKLFTLKVDCEFFAELAAFDELSIRMRLTELAQTQVQFGFDYVRLDGSGETLVARGSQRVACMRGPNTRTTPARVPEALAKALQPYA; this comes from the coding sequence GTGGAGAAATACTACGAGTACCGCCACACCGTGGGGTTCGAGGAAACCAACATGGTCGGCAACGTCTACTACGTCAACTATCTGCGGTGGCAGGGCCGGTGTCGGGAGATGTTCCTCAAGGACCGGGCACCATCGGTCCTCGAAGATCTCCGGCAGGACCTGAAGCTGTTCACCCTCAAGGTCGACTGCGAATTCTTCGCCGAGCTCGCTGCCTTCGACGAGCTGAGCATCCGCATGCGATTGACCGAGCTGGCACAGACCCAGGTGCAGTTCGGCTTCGACTACGTGCGGCTGGACGGGAGCGGGGAGACGCTCGTCGCCCGCGGCAGTCAACGGGTCGCCTGCATGCGGGGACCCAACACCCGGACGACTCCGGCTCGCGTGCCGGAGGCGTTGGCCAAGGCTCTGCAGCCCTATGCCTAG